In Rhopalosiphum padi isolate XX-2018 chromosome 3, ASM2088224v1, whole genome shotgun sequence, the genomic stretch aaacatatttataaaacaaatttatatatttaataaaacatattttattttacatgtttttacatatttcgttataaatacatattttaacattttttgtaaaatgtctgctttttatacatttatacttcgaTAATAGTACTCCGAGTActcataaaaattgtaagtgtATAATGCATATGGGAAAAGAGCATATGAAACTAttagtgaaatattaataacttgattatagtttatcttatttgtttctgttcaataactatacattaatgatcttagattatactttatattcaaaaattattaaataaaatatattcacaaatTTTCAAGTGTCAGTACTTAAGTTCGCGTGTTTGTGAAAATatctttatgttttatatttttaaattgaattgatttgaatttaaaaacaattgtatattattcaaaaactattttgaatttaattttaattttacacgttaacataattttaaatttttcttatttcatattttttattttatactacatatttaggccattttaactacatattatgtacatatttttggttttttattatatataaatcccAGCCCTAGTCATGATGAGTAAGGGTGGACATGTTGGGCTGATGTATTGGGAATAGCCTTAGAAAAGATAGATGCGCAAACCATGATGTGTTTTCATCCATCACCACCTGATCTGTTCTTATTCTGAAAAGCATTttcaaaccaaaataaaaacagtaagtgtattattaatatagcggTATGGTTGACCACTTAAGTTTTGAATCCCACAATACATCATCAAATACAACTGATATGATAATGTATACATCTGGTAAGAGTATTCATTTATGTCCACTGAAGAAAACATTGAACATGCTTCCTAAATTGTCTCATATTGATAAGATTGACCTAAAAGATGACAATAAAAAGTCTTCCTTAAACCtaaatggtaaaataacaatataaatcttaatctataatattattcattatttatatatattcatttgtattaaaatgtattattgttttagagtctgaagaagaagaagaagaaagtGAACAGATAATGGCAAAATTTAAAGATAGGCCAGGTAAAAAaagtgaaaagaaaaaaatgcaagAGATGGTCAAACAAAGAGCAATGGAACCTTGGATTGATTTAAGCTTTGTTCCAAATGGACATTACTTCTCCAGGGTAATAATAAAGAGAATtggctttttttatattatcaaaccaattaataattatatacattaggtttatcaatattttaaaattattttttaatagtggtAAATAATTACAGTAGTTGCAACTATTTAGTTAAGaatattaagaagtttcaacaGACAACAACAAAATTCTTACTATaggaaaatgtgttaaattgaaTTGCAGAAATTTGGTTCTAATTCAATTTCTAATTCtaattcttgaaaatattttgttgaacagaagtttcactgtattagtaaaatatgtttgtagtATTGATGGTTATTGCCGAGTTGCTAATGTTTActgttatgaaaattataataatctatttgaATTGGTAGTTCTTTTGGTAtagaaaatgaaaaagaaaattaaagtattttaaatgtatgtattcaaTAAATGGTAGTTGCAAAaactgtgtaatatttttttgaagaatTTGTGTAAACGGTCTATATTCAGTAGTATTTAATTACTAGTGTATCTAAATTTCActtattttttctattgttattttttcaggggGAATTAGATAAGTTTTTGTTGCCACattcaaatataattgatgAAAAAGATCCTGGTGTAACAATAACCAAAATGGTTAAAGAAgtaaatgatgaaaatattacTGCAATTAGAGCACGTCAATTATCTCGCagtgaaataaaatcatattcactcaaaatacaaataaaaatatttttattaaatggtaattttttttttttttaattttactgtttttaacaattatattaaaagtaagttttaatattgttatttttaaaatatggtataattatttgtcattatatgtttatattgtattgtgtttACTTCTGTACATCCACCCCATGCAATACCCTGCGTTAGTATAATTGGACTTGGTAGTAGGTTGTTGCGTGGAGATAGAGATGCGCATAATCAGCATGTTTTTTTTACTGGACAGAGTATTGGGTTGCCAGATGCCCGGATCTGACCAGAACAGTTCCAGTTTTACGTTTCTgtgaattatttgttaattttgtgATAGCTATTAAAGACttagagaaaataatattatattattaatcagatgctcttttaatttatcttactGTAAAATGGTATCCAACTCATGCACTGAACACTaacgttatattaaatatttttacaacaaaacaccgctttaaaaaaaaaaaaatccattacaataaaaaatatgtttgataaagttaaatcaaatgtaatgtagacaaatattttcttgtaatgaaataattacaaaatatggaAACCCTAAGTGCAAGTAACTAGTTCATCTTGTACTTGtacttgtttttttattctaaaatctaTCAAATGTaactaattacttatttattataaacttaataaggttaatcataatattaaaactaagtgtattatagttattcattAACAATGAAGAATAATGCAACGTCTGTGTGAtaactcataaattaaattaaaatataattggttcttgttaaaaatgtaataaaaataccttATTTTGTCCaggttatttttgattttcttaaattttgaaaataatttatacaattaagcaaatgtaacttaaatatatttgaataataactgattcttttaaaatataaaatatgctaatATGTATCATTGAAActgaagtttataatatttttagcaaaaataatatctacaaaaaTGTTGATGGATCTACTACATAAATGCGGTATGCCAACTGATGAAAGTGTTACAATAATTTTGACTCATTTAAAAGAACTTGCAGTTTTAGTTCGTGGTAATTGGACCATAAAGAGTGAACACTTATATCCAGATAATACTATATCTTCTCATTTTGGCTTGAGTAATGAAATTATGCGTCTTTTAAGAGATTATATGgtgagatattatattaatattatattcattactttatatttgatttctagtggttcatatatattatttttaatatacaaaaattgaactaaatattataattaatgaatagtAGTGGTAATTCACCTATCTGTAgaacttaaatttgtatatatttgcattatacatgcataatgcatgtataaatgatttttatatattatacttactttaattcgttgaaaaatcattaaaaaataaatttccatctaaaatcataatattaataatatattattttaatatagcaaggttataatattctattattcttcatttgaaaaacagttattttttattgaatgtcATGTTATGTtttcatgaatttataaaacatagtaAGATAAACAGTTTTGTCATTTTATGAACAAAAGTAAGTTACTTTTACTGTAAATTTGTAAGATATCTAATAGTTAATTACATaagttacaaataatttactatatgatttattttaatttaatttcataatgttATGAATTCTGACATTTGCTCTTATCATTCAATCGATCATATTTCACATctgattatcattatattacatCTCTATTATTAGTGAGCAGTTCGCTCACTAATCACACGAGATGATAGTTGTAATgctatatgaaaaataaaactattaacattttctaaataCTGTAgtctaaagtata encodes the following:
- the LOC132927225 gene encoding DNA-directed RNA polymerase III subunit RPC5-like, with the protein product MEEDEIVKEVPVFLSNDAMKLLLLHYPTRLSKNDQLLSSTVTQCKYKSECEELEISYALDTDKNYDKGHGQELAAEMDKTSKDKSSYPSGMVDHLSFESHNTSSNTTDMIMYTSGKSIHLCPLKKTLNMLPKLSHIDKIDLKDDNKKSSLNLNESEEEEEESEQIMAKFKDRPGKKSEKKKMQEMVKQRAMEPWIDLSFVPNGHYFSRGELDKFLLPHSNIIDEKDPGVTITKMVKEVNDENITAIRARQLSRSEIKSYSLKIQIKIFLLNAKIISTKMLMDLLHKCGMPTDESVTIILTHLKELAVLVRGNWTIKSEHLYPDNTISSHFGLSNEIMRLLRDYMIHLLDSNQIVNRKNIGKMFNAPPEEVKDALTSVAVLDENKTWKLLVTNNDGFLETVENYNEICKEQSDWWATRVKQINTWLEQKPKKN